TACTTCCTGAAACCGCGCCCAGCTCACTTCGGATGGCAAGAGCAGATCGTTGGCCTTCCATTCCGAAATCTTGGAACGTAGGTAGCTGAATGTTGTGGTGGATTGCATGGGGAACCTCCTCTGGGGGTAGAGCCGTTCTGTGGTTGGGAACAGTGCGGCAGAAAAATCTTTTCGCCCAACCTATTCAGAAGCTCGTCTCTGGCTGGCTCGCTTCTTCTGGTGGGTGGAGAGAGGTAGCGGCAGGGTGTGAAATGGTGAAGCTCTGGTGTACCAATCAGATGGCGGAAATTATGAGGTGAAGGGGAGACCGCCCGACCGATGAGGTCATGATAGGCAGACGGATGTGAAGATTCTTCGATGGCTGCTGGAGCCGCAGAAAATCGGTAAGGTGAGGCTGGCCCGGGCGGCGTGAGGGCACTAAGGAAGGGGGGGCGTCGGACGAAAGCGAGAGAGGCGTGTGATTGTCTCTGACGAGCTAATGGGACGATGTCAGCGGGGAGTGGAGTGGCAATGCTCAGGTGAGGTTAGCCAGCGGTTGGATAGATGCTCGCTCCTCGGTCTCCGTAGGATTCATAGAAATGTTCGAAGACCGCTGAACACTTCTCTTTATAAAGATCCGGCGTGTAGCTGCGAGGCAAGCCTTGATCCAATAGCTCCTCGATGGCCAGCTTGACCTGTGAGCGGGCTGTCGCCTTCTGCCGCCACTCCAGCACCAACAGCTGTTTCAGCTTTCCCAGTAGTTCCTTGGCGACCTTCTTCACTTCGGCACGTTCCTCGGGAGCCAGTTCAGGAGCCGGGCGGGTCAGAATATCGAACACCACGAGTTCTTCTTCAGACAGACGCTCTCTGACATGCCGTTCCTGTTCGTCGTTCAAACTACGGCTAAGCGCCAAGAGCTCCTTGAAGAGGTCGTCAATATTCCGGCTGCCCGCGTTGTAGGATTCAATCAGTTCTTCGAACTTGGTGAGATAGTCGGCTCTAGTCCGATTCAGGCGAACGAGCTTGTCCAGTTGAGCGCGGATCGCCGCCTTCAGTTGTTCCAGATCGATATTCTTGGTCCTGGACTTCCCGAATCGCTTGGCCAACGCCTCGAAGTCGATCTTCGTGAGATCGATGATCCCATGGCCGGTCTTGTCCTGAGGGATGTGAAATCCATCCGCTGCCACGGACGCATCCAGAATCTTATTGAGGTCGGCCATCACGGCTGAAATATCTGCCGGTCCTACGCCCGTTCGTTCACGAATGCTTTCGGCAATAGTCGCCAGGCAGGCGGCGCGGGACGTGAACTCCAGCACCGATGGATCGGGCTTCACCGCTTGAAAGAGCGTTCGGACCCAACCCTCCTGCCCGAGAAAGTCTTTGCGGAGAGGGTCGGGAGAGATCAAGCGTTCGACCGCTTCACCGATCTTCGTCAGTCGGTCAAGGCTCCCTGCAGGAGTCTGTTCTATCTCTCCTAGATTGACGCCATGCGCCAGGCAGAAGGCTTCGGTCTCCGTGATCGCCTGGCGCAGGCTTTCCACGAGCTTCTGCTTGTCCCGGATGGGCTGCTCCCCACCACGGCCTTTGGCATAGATCGCCAGCGCTTTCTCCAACGAAGCAAAGACGTTCGCGTAATCCACAATGAGGCCGCTGTGCTTGCCGGGGAACACACGATTGGCTCTGGCAATCGTCTGCATCAAAGTGTGGTTCCGCATCGGCTTGTCGAGGTAGACCGTTGAACAACTCGGGGCATCAAAGCCGGTCAACCACATGGCACAGACGAAGACGAGGCGCAGGGGATCGTTCGAGTCTTTGAACTTCTCATCCAGCGACTCATCATTCATCCGTTTCCGGTGAGGCGCGATATCGAGTTCGAGCTTCTTCATCCGCTCAATCTCATTCTGTTCTGTCGAGACAATCACCGCCATATCCGTTGTGCGAATCACATCCAACCGTGCCTTAAGTTCCCGGATGCGATCAGGATAGGCGGTCTTCGCTCCGTAGGTAGTGAGCCTGGCCAACTCCTGCTCGACACGTTTCTCTTCGGCCTTCCAGTACGTTCGGACCTTGTCGTGCATCCGTAGGGCTGTCGCCTTATCGATGGAAATGACCATGGCTTTGCCCTGGAAGCCACGCCCGAGGAAGTGTTGGACGATATCTTTGGCGATGCTTTCGAGTCGTTCATCCCGGGTGAGTAGTTGATATTGGCGGCCTAACTCACGCTCCAGCCGCTTTTCCTGTTCGTCATCCAGGCCGGCCGCTTCGATCAGATTGTAGATATCGTCATTGAGGTTGGGATTCTCCAAGCGGAGTTCCGGCGTCCGGTTTTCATAGAACAGCGGGACCGTCGCCCCATCTTCAACCGACTGCTGGAAGTCATAGATGGAGACATA
This genomic stretch from Nitrospira defluvii harbors:
- a CDS encoding type I restriction endonuclease subunit R — encoded protein: MRAFGSYSEDSLVEQPAIQLFAEMGWQTVSALEEIFGVGSTLGRETKGEAVLVPRLRAALERLNYSLPPEAIAGAIDQLTRDRTVMSLAAANREVFGFLKEGIPVSVPDPKGGGQKTERVRVIDWENPAANDFLLVSQFSMTGPLYTRRPDLVGFVNGLPIIVIELKKPGVPAQQAFDDNLTCYKSDIPQLFWFNGLTIASNGTESRVGSLTADWERFFEWKRIEREDEPRRVSLEVMLRGTCEPSRLLDLLENFTLFSEHKTGLVKVLGQNHQFLGVNNAIAATLVARKQGHGRGGVFWQTQGSGKSFAMVFFAQKILRKVPGNWTFVVVTDRVELDVQIAKTFKACGAVSETESELCHAQSGTQLRQLLGENHRYVFTLIHKFQTPELLCDRSDVIVLTDEAHRSQYDTLALNMRAALPKALFLAFTGTPLIAGEERTREVFGDYVSIYDFQQSVEDGATVPLFYENRTPELRLENPNLNDDIYNLIEAAGLDDEQEKRLERELGRQYQLLTRDERLESIAKDIVQHFLGRGFQGKAMVISIDKATALRMHDKVRTYWKAEEKRVEQELARLTTYGAKTAYPDRIRELKARLDVIRTTDMAVIVSTEQNEIERMKKLELDIAPHRKRMNDESLDEKFKDSNDPLRLVFVCAMWLTGFDAPSCSTVYLDKPMRNHTLMQTIARANRVFPGKHSGLIVDYANVFASLEKALAIYAKGRGGEQPIRDKQKLVESLRQAITETEAFCLAHGVNLGEIEQTPAGSLDRLTKIGEAVERLISPDPLRKDFLGQEGWVRTLFQAVKPDPSVLEFTSRAACLATIAESIRERTGVGPADISAVMADLNKILDASVAADGFHIPQDKTGHGIIDLTKIDFEALAKRFGKSRTKNIDLEQLKAAIRAQLDKLVRLNRTRADYLTKFEELIESYNAGSRNIDDLFKELLALSRSLNDEQERHVRERLSEEELVVFDILTRPAPELAPEERAEVKKVAKELLGKLKQLLVLEWRQKATARSQVKLAIEELLDQGLPRSYTPDLYKEKCSAVFEHFYESYGDRGASIYPTAG